One Aneurinibacillus migulanus genomic region harbors:
- the ccpA gene encoding catabolite control protein A produces MPVTIYDVAREAGVSMATVSRVVNGNPNVKPSTRKKVLAAIEQLGYRPNAVARGLASKRTTTVGVVIPDIASPFFAELARGIDDIASMYKYNIILCDSDERIERELHLTNTLLEKQVDGIVFMGREITENHMQVFTTASVPIVLAGTKDPTGQLPSVDISHYEAGYDATKYLIEKGHKRVAMVTGPLIDPLAGMRRFEGYKKALDEAGLTFKDSYVYNGNFRYESGLDAVEQFMSLVEQPTAIFAASDEMAVGVIHGIQDRGLRVPEDVDVIGFDNIRLAEMVRPRLTTVVQPMYDIGAVAMRLLTKYMNNEKVENHIVILPHRIEERQSTKENARRDAEKEAE; encoded by the coding sequence TTGCCAGTTACAATTTATGACGTGGCAAGGGAAGCGGGTGTTTCAATGGCAACCGTTTCTCGTGTCGTGAACGGAAACCCGAATGTGAAACCTTCCACAAGAAAAAAGGTGCTTGCTGCCATTGAACAGCTTGGATATCGTCCGAATGCAGTAGCCCGTGGCCTGGCGAGCAAGCGTACGACTACAGTCGGAGTGGTCATTCCCGATATCGCAAGCCCTTTCTTCGCCGAATTGGCGCGTGGGATTGATGATATCGCCAGCATGTATAAGTATAACATTATTCTATGTGATTCGGATGAGCGGATCGAGCGTGAGCTGCATTTGACGAACACGCTGCTAGAGAAGCAGGTGGACGGGATTGTATTCATGGGCCGAGAAATTACGGAGAACCATATGCAGGTATTTACAACCGCTTCTGTTCCGATTGTTCTGGCGGGAACAAAAGATCCAACAGGACAATTGCCGTCTGTCGATATTAGTCACTATGAAGCCGGATATGATGCGACGAAATATCTAATTGAAAAAGGTCACAAACGCGTCGCCATGGTAACCGGTCCGCTTATCGATCCGCTGGCAGGTATGCGTCGTTTTGAAGGGTATAAGAAAGCGCTGGATGAAGCGGGATTAACCTTTAAAGATAGCTACGTGTATAACGGCAATTTCCGTTATGAGTCCGGCCTGGATGCGGTGGAACAATTCATGTCGCTGGTGGAACAGCCGACAGCGATTTTTGCGGCCAGCGATGAGATGGCGGTTGGTGTTATTCACGGTATTCAAGACCGTGGTCTTCGTGTACCGGAAGATGTAGATGTAATCGGTTTCGATAACATTCGTCTTGCAGAAATGGTACGTCCACGTCTGACGACTGTAGTTCAACCGATGTATGACATTGGTGCGGTGGCTATGCGTCTGCTAACCAAATATATGAACAACGAGAAAGTGGAGAATCATATTGTCATTCTTCCACACCGCATCGAAGAACGGCAGTCAACCAAAGAGAATGCACGGCGTGATGCAGAAAAAGAAGCGGAGTAA